CATCTTTGTTAGTGGCAACAAGACTTCTGTCGATTCCCTTATtactactgaggatggcagcagaaacacctccaGTGTTCAGACTCCtgacctggtcaatcatgagagACACAAGGGGAGAGATGACAAAAACTACACTTCTGGCAACAAGAGGACCCTTAGTCCTAccaagcttgtagtccatcaaGAAGGGTAGCAATTGATAGCacagagacttgccatacccagTTGGGAACCACACAAAAACGTCCCTTCCTTctgacaggagcttgagagcacGGACCTGCTGTTCCTTGAGGATCAGTCCTTCTTGCTTCACACAAGACAGTGCATATGCTAATGCTTCTTGGATATCAAAAGACGTTGAAATTGCCATAgtatagagtagaagagggtaTTATGAGATGGAACCAATTATGAGACAGCTGTTTAAAACAGGAGTGCTTCAGCTATTTTGTCTGCAGTTAATAGCACTACCACTCTAGTATTTTTTCTAAAAGAAATTTGGAGTTGTATGCTTGTGTTGACAGAGATACCACAATAGTTTGTTTAAGTACAGAATTTAATTGGaaaaaacatttttaattGACCAAATTTAAGTGGGTGCCAAATGTTTGTAGTAAATTTCACTAGGTATCAGTTAAAACAGGAGTAACTGTTTTTATAGGCAAAATAATCACTATATTTTAATATCAAAAAGTTCCAGATATGTTAGAACAGCCAATTAgcgttaaaattaattaattgcaatGGTGTCTCGTAAATAccccccctgtctcataatacccaaaccactttgaacactaaaatgctagcattagctgcaaacaaagcaCTGTCACTAATTTTTTTGCTTACATGCAAAGCATATTGACCATAATAGTTAGTGAACAGGCTATTTAGCTCCCTCAAGATTACTGCAAGACAGGGGGGTCAGACACATTTAgaggtctcataataccccctTGTActctagtagctagctagctttacgGAGCTATTTATGAGATTACAATTACTTTTACGGAGTAGGTGCTcatacatacacgtacaccaTTAGTGTTAAGTCGCTCAGGAattcgctcttttttagcgaatacctgagcgaGGTGGAGCCAATAAGagcacgcccagatacaatcaataccaggccgaggaggcgacctagcgttcaattggagacggatcggcctggggtcgaggctagttccaatgtagcactcgtccagctgagtcagcgttttatagtatgatattcatgggtaatacatCTTGGGCGGACCTTGTGTGGGCAATTaccggtgtagaagcgatatgggGCTCCCCCCCCATTTCAGGGCCCCCCGGGTcctaaaacgctagcgattGGGGCCCCCCAACGGCCCTATTTCACTAGCGCTTTGAGGCCCCTCCAGCGATATGGGGCCCCCACTTATAACTTGCAGTGTAGATGGTATCTATGCTTGTAGCCTCAGCCTCATGGTCTAAGTAAATCTAGATGTCCCTTGCTGACTAGATCTTGCACAGTACTTACTCATAATTAGCTCTCTTGCTGACTAAGTTTAATAACACCATGACTTGCAGGTGGTATTGGCTAATGTTAGGCTAGCTACCAGAGCAGGAACGTGTAGATCTATNNNNNNNNNNNNNNNNNNNNNNNNNNNNNNNNNNNNNNNNNNNNNNNNNNNNNNNNNNNNNNNNNNNNNNNNNNNNNNNNNNNNNNNNNNNNNNNNNNNNNNNNNNNNNNNNNNNNNNNNNNNNNNNNNNNNNNNNNNNNNNNNNNNNNNNNNNNNNNNNNNNNNNNNNNNNNNNNNNNNNNNNNNNNNNNNNNNNNNNNTTATAGGTGCCTGGCGAAGATGGGTTACTTACTCTACTGTCGTACAGTAAAGGTGAGTGATCTGAAGGGGGGTATGTGGGTGTAGGTTGTGTCTAGCTGTTGCCATGCATAGATATGGCTAGATCTAGTCTAGACTGATCTATCAGGTATTAAACTGATGTAGTCTATTAAATTTTCCACATAGCTTCATGCTCTGATGGACAAGAGTTTGACATCTTTCACTTTTCTTTTCATGGCAGGGTCATTCATCATAGCTGTAACAGGTAAGGCTGTTATGTTACATTGGCAGTACACATTAATTTCAGAATACTGCtgcatacaaaaattaataatgttgCCACAAGAACActattctacatgtagatcgtATACCAAGGTTCGAGTGCCTTAGTTATAGTCAATTGCGAATGACATTGTATAAGCCTGGATACTATTGGGAATAGAACGTGCAGCATGCTAATATGTATGCTCCTTGCGAGTAAAATCACTCTTTCCTTTGCAACCGCTATATACATAACTATATATGCAGCCAGAGATtgtgactcataattatagtcaagcATGTGATGCTCCTCTGCATGAGTACCACCACTATTGGCACACTTTTGGATCCATTTTCAGTTAGTTACTGCTAGGGTACCGTCTTATAGTttttgtcagtgtgtgtgtgtgtgagcctaTACTGAATTATTATCTCCCCAGAATCTCGACCCTGgaatataatacatgtacagggttttgcagaatctttacAATATCCCAAAAAAGCGTTTTGcgttgagcgttccttataaggTTGTCTGTGGTCAACCATAAAGTCGTACATCTTAGTCAGCATGTCAACAATGCACTATTCTACAAACAGTTGATGGATCAACTTGAAGATTCTCAGCAACACTTTGATAAGACATGCAGTCCAAGCAGCTCTGTCTGATGCACTATTCTCCATCTAATAATACCGCTTTTTTCACAAGAAAAAGCCTTTTTGTTTTTGAATTTTGCTTCCTAAGCAGACTTGGCATTTCACCACAATGTTTATGACACCACAATGTGTAAAGATTAgatatccatataaggaacgctctacaccctctatttccagaggaggctggacacATGTCATCTGTAGTCATCCGTTAGTCATTAACAGTCATCAATAATCCCATGAATACGCTTAAAATCGATCCTTTTCGatcctgctgagtcagcattttACCTAACTCTTCCATTCTTGCTTGTCtatctctcttgtattatATCTCCTGTTAGTTAATGAGTTGTAGTAGTTTAACAATATgattgctatacctgctacatcaagacaggagtaaaaaaacaaaggcaagtgcagcaacaacttgATGTTTGTGATTAATCTaagtttctggctcattgcttctagtatgactatgctactcagtTTCTAGTTTCACTGGGTATTTttagcatcatttactacTAGTATGGAGTACTAAAATCGCTTGCAGGCTTTTGACTTGGCTGAATAGCTACTGTTCTCTGCAAGTTTCCGTATATCtctccatgcacacacatttccTCCGTAAAACATTATGacgcgtgtccaacctcctctgctctatttcaaagattctgcaaaaccctgtagaTCTGCACATATAAATTGTGTGCTACCAAATTACTGGTGTGCATTGTACTTTTTGAATAAACTACTGAAACACAgtttacatgactgtattattttgttacTAATTTTGACAGTGACATCTAATTGACCtgatttataataattatgattttataattattctcgaGTACAGTAACCCATAACGACGTCTGCGTGCTAATACTTTCTCACAGCTCAGTTCACAGTACAGCCAGTGTCAGTGGAGAGAGCCGAGGGACTGGAGGCTGTGTTCAATTGTCGGTATCAAGTAGAGGGatttactgataattatttctGGTATATGAACAATGTCGTAGTGGGACCAGATACAGAAACTGTTAGAACACGTCCACCTTCATCCCCTGCTGGTGGACTAGCTACACTGATAATCTTGGCCACTCCACAGCACAACAACTCTGTTGTGTATTGTAGTGCTGTTATCATAAATGGCACTGGTATTACTTTAGCAGATTCATCCACAGCATCTCTAGTTGTTCGTGGTGAGTCAATATCTTGATTGTTCCAGCATTATTATTTTCTTTTTCCTTATTACATTAGAGACGGTCCTCACTCACTTTATTGTTGCACCGAATACCATTACCGTGATGTGGAATGCTCTACCTCTCACTGAGTATTGTGTGGACATCACCAGGACAACTCTGGACTCAACTGAAACAGTGGTTCTTGATTCTCTGTGTGGATTCACTAATGagtacatctacatgtactctgATAACAGTGTGTGTGCCAGATTCACTGTGACTCCTACTGATGGAGAGATGAGGGGAACAACCAGTGAATTATGTACCGGGTTATTTACGAGAGTAGAAGGTGTGTTTATACCATAATAATAGTATTACACTTCTATGATATTATGCAGGTGGAGAACAACATCGTATTCTTGAAACTAAAAGGAATAAATTAGTCAAATTTAGGGCAACTGTGAGTGATTCAATTTTAGTTGTTCGTTTTGTTGTTAAGAATGCATTTTAGTTCGTTTGAGTTCTCTCATAAAATTCTAGGTTCCAAGTTGTACAAAGTTCACTCGGTATCGTGTGGACTCTGACCTATTGACTCCCTCCATCGACCGTTCAATCACGGACCCTTTTCTGTTTGATGGCTCACTCAGTTTCTCCCTCCCCACTGACAAGATGACAGAATACAGTGTCACACTGACTGATGAGAATGGAATAGATTTCGTGTTTGAGAACATTCCAATCAGTGAGTTCAATGATGCGTGTTCATTTTGCTAATTCTTTTTTCCCTAGGTACTTTTGACGTTCAAGACCTCCTAGTATCTGAATGTCCTGGTAGTGGTGGTATTTGTGTGAGCATTGTGTATGTTGAAGGTACTCTCTCTCCCGGAGCTCTCGTCTGTGCAATTCGTATCATTGATGGAGTGTTTGATTTTGCTAACATGAAACTGGTTACCATCCCTCGGAATTCTATTGAAAATTTCACCATTCCTGTTCCTAGTGGAGAATACCGAGTGATTGCTTTTGATCTGGAGAGCAACCATTTACCAAGAATGCCCGTCTCCATGGTAGCACTCAGTCAAAACGAGATGACAGTGAACTTGATTGGTGAAGGTACTTGCTCTGTGTGTTATTGCTGTGtgttataaaaattatttattGTAGACATTACCAGTCCACCACCCAGAGAGGGCATTAGTGCAACCAGATTAATAAACCAAGAGGTTAGTGTAATCTGTTCTGACTCTGCCCTGAATTGTATAGTCTTGTTCCAATCTACCACCATCTTGAAAAGGGTACTAGTTGGTTTCATCAACGCTTCTTCGACGTCAACTGTCATCTCCTTAAATGCCACCTTTGGTGATGGCTATGTGGTGGTGTATTCTTGGAATACTTCACAGTCTATCTTTGAAGGAGAGGTATCTCTCATTATACAACTGGATCTACCCACCACCAGTAAGTGTTTCTGTAGATTATCAGagctaacataattatcatcgtGATTTTTCTGTTGCAGCTGCTCCCACTACACCTCCAACGTCTGATCCACAAACAGACCCACCTCCTCCTGATATTGAGTCTCTGCCAACATCAGTTATCGCTGGTAAGTTTCTATAATTCTATAAAAGTGTATCATAATGATTCTCTCCATTCACAGCAGCAGCAGCTATAGCTGGTAAgtcaatgtataattatacagagcactgactAGTTTGTTGAAtagaatagcataattatatgacgcAGTTTGTAAaataatagtatggctaaaatatgcatgcacatttttAGGTTTGGTGATTCTGCTATTGCTTGTGGTCACCACTGTTGGAACTGTCGTTGTGATTTTAAGAAAACGGAGACAAAATGAAGGTATACCTAAATCAATGGTTAACTTGTCTTGAACAATTGACATGCAGTTGAGGTTCCAGAGTCAGATGGAAGAGTGGATTGGTCATCAACATTTGCAGGGATTGAACAGCCCAACGAAGCTTATGCGTCAGTACTCAAGCTCAAGAAGAACATTGCCTATGAGCAGACAAAGAAACCACGGGGACAAAGGATCGATGACTCACAAGCCTCGGCAACAACAGAGGGACATTATGAGAGTATTGAGCCAGTTCATGTGTATGAGGATGTGTTGCCTCAAGGAAAAGCAAGTCATGCAAATTATGTTAACGTTAACTGACAGATTTACCCATTTATTTTTATCCCACACatttatataccgtatagcgggaaattatCGCGGGTGCACATTTtcactatttggctccagagctcTGAGCAGAAATTTTCGTCTAGTATTTATGTTTTAATGCcgggaaaccacacccaccaatagctttgcatgtgaaataccggtgcgtgggagtttatttCACGTCATCTTTTTACGCTCGAAAAACGCACCTCACGAAATTTTCCCACTGTACGGCCGTATATGTTTGTACAATGTACGATTCTCTCAATTTAaactgatatacatgtacatttacatgcaTTCTTAGTGTGTCATTGATtgtgtattattatttgtGATATTTACCAGTTCCTATATTTAAAGTCGCCTCTGATTTATAGGTGAGCTGTACTAAATTTCTTCTAAATAGTTTGGCACACATTTTGATGGGTGATTACACTAGTTTGACATTATTTTGTCTTCGGACATTCACCGTAACTGTGAAAGGTACATAGTGAATATAGATATGCACTGTccaggcaataattattagttattGCTAGAAAAACATAGTGATACCTTTGCTGTTTATAACAGAGATATTGGGCCAGTGTAAATACCTTTTTCAATCACAGCGCTTTTAAAGTCCACTCCAATTGAGCACCAAGcggaattattttttgctggcaCTTAGAAAGAAATTATAGCTTGGCTTGAAATTGAGGCTatagcaagggcgtatgaagagaagagggcatgcaactacaatttACAAATAGGCGGGGGTTTatgtctaaaaatagtaaacaataattatttattgcacgtgcactttaTACTCTAGACTAGCCTTTTTTACTCTATATTCCCTAGTGGGCGGTAATTgggctaaatatagcatatcctgctgactcatcaatgatacgacgcatacacagtatactttgtgagttgcatgcccttcTCTTCATACACCCTTGGCTATACATACAAATAATCAATCAGGTGGCCTTGTGGAACAGCTACTATCTTCTATTCCAACGCTATATAAGcgccaactataattatgtaaaattattgttttttcttgttctatttgtgcgTCACTGGAAAATCATCATGCATTATTTGTTAGTGGCCctgaattaattaattaatgtaattAGAAGTAACTGTAACGTGTATGATCAAATGTGTATGgtttgatctacatgtattgtgcATTGTACGTACTTCACCTGAATGGACAACTGAAACACACACTTTGTTGACACAAGGGTATGAGTACTAAAAGCTAACATTCTTGGTTAATGGACTGCATGTTTTGTTTCCACGTCAGCACAATGCACAATGCAATACAAGTGTAGTACAGGAATGACCTCATACAAAAGGTTGTGAATGATTGATTTGAGGCTCTAGCCTTCGACTGCATCCCATCTAATAGTGTGTAGGAGATAATGCTTATAGTTATGACCACATAAATCTACTGTTTGTTTTTTCCATTAGCCACTTTCAAAATCAATTCGCCACGGTTTAATAAAGCTGTTGTGATGTTTTTAGTTTGACTATTCTACTTATTCAAACTTAACATGAATGTTTATATAATGAGTGCACtttttctatataattatggttgtgaTTGGGGTTGTCATGGAAGCGTTCCAGTAAACTTTTCGGCTTAAAATGCATTCTCGTATTGATcgatacatgtacagatctAGATACAggattggtaaagatcacactATGAATAGGACAGTTTCAGTATTAATGTCAGGTTTCTATGTGTCAGTAAATAAGGTGAGTAAATACATGGAAGAGATTGTACATTGAATTTGTGTTGTAGCTGTACATAGATATGCATGGCTAAACTAAATCTTATTCTTCTACACAgcttattacatgtatagatctacactcATGATCTGATGGACAAGAGTTTGACATTCATCACTGTCTTCTTTATGATAGGGTCATTCATAGCTGTAAAAGGTAAGTTAATTTGGCAGTAAAGTTATCAATATTTGGCCGGCCATCTCTAAAAATCAGACGCTCACAAACGACCTGCTGCAACTCCAGACTTTTCAACTTTTGTGCATCACAGTGAAGGCCTGCACTTGTCTTACAGCTATACTAAAAGACT
This is a stretch of genomic DNA from Halichondria panicea chromosome 1, odHalPani1.1, whole genome shotgun sequence. It encodes these proteins:
- the LOC135339045 gene encoding uncharacterized protein LOC135339045 isoform X3, translating into MGYLLYCRTVKLHALMDKSLTSFTFLFMAGSFIIAVTAQFTVQPVSVERAEGLEAVFNCRYQVEGFTDNYFWYMNNVVVGPDTETVRTRPPSSPAGGLATLIILATPQHNNSVVYCSAVIINGTGITLADSSTASLVVRETVLTHFIVAPNTITVMWNALPLTEYCVDITRTTLDSTETVVLDSLCGFTNEYIYMYSDNSVCARFTVTPTDGEMRGTTSELCTGLFTRVEGGEQHRILETKRNKLVKFRATVPSCTKFTRYRVDSDLLTPSIDRSITDPFLFDGSLSFSLPTDKMTEYSVTLTDENGIDFVFENIPISTFDVQDLLVSECPGSGGICVSIVYVEGTLSPGALVCAIRIIDGVFDFANMKLVTIPRNSIENFTIPVPSGEYRVIAFDLESNHLPRMPVSMVALSQNEMTVNLIGEDITSPPPREGISATRLINQEVSVICSDSALNCIVLFQSTTILKRVLVGFINASSTSTVISLNATFGDGYVVVYSWNTSQSIFEGEVSLIIQLDLPTTTAPTTPPTSDPQTDPPPPDIESLPTSVIAAAIAGLVILLLLVVTTVGTVVVILRKRRQNEVEVPESDGRVDWSSTFAGIEQPNEAYASVLKLKKNIAYEQTKKPRGQRIDDSQASATTEGHYESIEPVHVYEDVLPQGKASHANYVNVN
- the LOC135339045 gene encoding uncharacterized protein LOC135339045 isoform X1, with the protein product MGYLLYCRTVKLHALMDKSLTSFTFLFMAGSFIIAVTAQFTVQPVSVERAEGLEAVFNCRYQVEGFTDNYFWYMNNVVVGPDTETVRTRPPSSPAGGLATLIILATPQHNNSVVYCSAVIINGTGITLADSSTASLVVRETVLTHFIVAPNTITVMWNALPLTEYCVDITRTTLDSTETVVLDSLCGFTNEYIYMYSDNSVCARFTVTPTDGEMRGTTSELCTGLFTRVEGGEQHRILETKRNKLVKFRATVPSCTKFTRYRVDSDLLTPSIDRSITDPFLFDGSLSFSLPTDKMTEYSVTLTDENGIDFVFENIPISTFDVQDLLVSECPGSGGICVSIVYVEGTLSPGALVCAIRIIDGVFDFANMKLVTIPRNSIENFTIPVPSGEYRVIAFDLESNHLPRMPVSMVALSQNEMTVNLIGEDITSPPPREGISATRLINQEVSVICSDSALNCIVLFQSTTILKRVLVGFINASSTSTVISLNATFGDGYVVVYSWNTSQSIFEGEVSLIIQLDLPTTTAPTTPPTSDPQTDPPPPDIESLPTSVIAAAAAIAGLVILLLLVVTTVGTVVVILRKRRQNEVEVPESDGRVDWSSTFAGIEQPNEAYASVLKLKKNIAYEQTKKPRGQRIDDSQASATTEGHYESIEPVHVYEDVLPQGKASHANYVNVN
- the LOC135340070 gene encoding ATP-dependent DNA helicase RecQ-like; this translates as MAISTSFDIQEALAYALSCVKQEGLILKEQQVRALKLLSEGRDVFVWFPTGYGKSLCYQLLPFLMDYKLGRTKGPLVARSVVFVISPLVSLMIDQVRSLNTGGVSAAILSSNKGIDRSLVATNKDVSDGKYCLLFTAPEAVVEDYLSLEDAITRASTQFLFSGNSCGRSTLCLQVEL
- the LOC135339045 gene encoding uncharacterized protein LOC135339045 isoform X2 yields the protein MGYLLYCRTVKLHALMDKSLTSFTFLFMAGSFIIAVTAQFTVQPVSVERAEGLEAVFNCRYQVEGFTDNYFWYMNNVVVGPDTETVRTRPPSSPAGGLATLIILATPQHNNSVVYCSAVIINGTGITLADSSTASLVVRETVLTHFIVAPNTITVMWNALPLTEYCVDITRTTLDSTETVVLDSLCGFTNEYIYMYSDNSVCARFTVTPTDGEMRGTTSELCTGLFTRVEGGEQHRILETKRNKLVKFRATVPSCTKFTRYRVDSDLLTPSIDRSITDPFLFDGSLSFSLPTDKMTEYSVTLTDENGIDFVFENIPISTFDVQDLLVSECPGSGGICVSIVYVEGTLSPGALVCAIRIIDGVFDFANMKLVTIPRNSIENFTIPVPSGEYRVIAFDLESNHLPRMPVSMVALSQNEMTVNLIGEDITSPPPREGISATRLINQEVSVICSDSALNCIVLFQSTTILKRVLVGFINASSTSTVISLNATFGDGYVVVYSWNTSQSIFEGEVSLIIQLDLPTTTAPTTPPTSDPQTDPPPPDIESLPTSVIAAAAIAGLVILLLLVVTTVGTVVVILRKRRQNEVEVPESDGRVDWSSTFAGIEQPNEAYASVLKLKKNIAYEQTKKPRGQRIDDSQASATTEGHYESIEPVHVYEDVLPQGKASHANYVNVN